The genomic interval GCCAGCTTGCCATGCTCGGCGTCGAGGCGCATTGAGGTGACGCTTTCGGAACTCTACCGCCAGACCGTTGAAGCCTTCGCGGCGGCAGGCCTCGATGCGCCCCAGGAAGATGCCCGTCATCTCGTCAGCGGCGTGCTCGGCCTGACGCTGACCGAGATGGTGACCGAAGGGGCGCGCGTGATCGATGCCATCGAGATGCAGGCGGTCGCCGAAGCGGTCGAACGGCGCAAGAACCGCGAGCCGGTCTATCGTATTCTTGGTGCGCGCGAGTTCTACGGGCTCGATTTTCTGCTGTCGCTGGACACGTTGGAGCCTCGGCCGGACACGGAAATCCTGGTCGAGCAGTGCCTGCCCTTCCTGAAACGCCGCATCTCCGAGACCGGGCGGGCGCGTTTCGTGGATCTCGGCACCGGAACCGGGGCGATCGCGATCACGCTGCTCAGCCAGTGTCTGGAAGCGGTGGGCGTTGCAACGGATATTTCCGAGGGCGCCCTTGAAACGGCGCGCGGCAATGCCTTGATAAATGGCGTAGCCGACCGGCTCAGCCTTCAACAGGGTTCGTGGTTCGAGGCAATTGACGGCCGGTTTGACATGATCGTGTCAAATCCGCCTTATATCGTCTCGGACGAGATTGCGGCGCTTCAGCCCGAAGTTCGCGATTTTGATCCGCTGGCAGCCCTTGATGGCGGCGAAAGCGGCCTGGATGCCTATCGGGCGATCGCCGCCGGCGCTGGCGACCATCTCGCCGAAGGCGGGATCGTGGCGCTCGAAATCGGAGCCGAACAGAAGGTGGCGGTGGCCAGGGTGTTTACCGAAGCCGGTTTCAAACTCTCGGTTGCAGCCAAAGACCTCGGCGGAAACGATCGCGTGTTGATATTCATCGGGTCCGATTGAGGCCGGAGACGGAGGCGGCGGCTTTTTGGCCGCCGGCAATGGGTCTGTCTAAATATTTGAAACTGCGCGGCGTTCCTGTCGCGAAAGATTGCGATTTTCCGGCCCAGGCGCCCGGATTTTTTTGAAATCAGCTAAAGAAAGGGCTTGGAATTTCTCCACAGGCGGGCTAGGTTGCAGCCACGCAAAACGGCGACTGAAACAAACAGCGATTCGTCGCTTGGCCTCAGTCTACAGGTTTTCCGTCCAATGTTGGTTCATTGCGACTTACCGTCTTTTGCGTGATTCAGGTCCTTAAATTCCACGAATGGCAGCGCTGAGATGCCCTGCCGGATGGACTATGCCGCCGTGTGTTCATGACACCGCCCGGCAAAGGGCGTAGCTCGACCATAAACAGAAATTCAGGTGAAGTTTTCATGAGGTCAGGACAGCAGAATAAACGCGGACGCGGGCGCGGCGGCAATAATAACAATTTCAACCGCAAGGGCGCCAATCCGCTGACCCGGACCTATGACAGCGCCGGTCCCGATGTGAAAGTCCGCGGCACCGCCCAGCATGTGGCGGAGAAATACATGACGCTGGCGCGCGACGCCCAGAGCGCCGGCGACCGCGTCATGGCTGAAAACTATCTTCAGCATGCCGAGCACTACAACCGGATCATCGCCGCCGCCCAGGCACAGATGCAGGATCGCCACCAGCGCGACGACCGCTCCGACAATGATGACAATGACGACAACGCCGCCCAGGCCAACGGCAACCGCGCCGATGATCGCAATGATGGCAATGATCGTAACGACCGCAGCGAGCGCAATGAACGCAGCGAGCGCAACGATCGTCGCAACAATCGCCGCCCCGAGCAGGCCGTCGATGCCGATGGGCCGCAGCCGGTGATCGAGGGCACGCCCGCCGAAGTGATGGCAGAGGATGCCAACGGCCAGCCGGTCGACAAGCCGCGCCGCCGCGCCTCGACCGCCGCCCGCCCGCGCCGCACCAAGCGTGCCGCCGCCGAAACGGCAGCCGAGGGCGAAGCACCGGCCACCGAGGATAAGGCGCCCGCCGCCGAAGCCGCCCCGGAAGGCGAAGCCCCCAAGAAGCCCGCCCGCCGCCGTCGCACGCCGAAGGCCGAAGCCGCCGACAATGACGGCAACCGCGACGCCAAGGCGCTGGCTGACGCCGCTTCGGAGTAAGCGGCGGTCGTTGGGCGGAGGCGCAGGCGTTGGTTTCTGGCTTTCGATATCGGAAACCTCTCCGTTCCTGATCTCTCCCCTTGAGGGAGAGATTCCCCGAGAGGGGCAGAGAGTGGTGAACCCTCTCCGCGAGTTCGGTGTTGGCGGCTTTTGGGGCTTGCGCCCTTTACCCCTCTCTGTCGCTTTCGCGACATCTCCCCCTCAAGGGGGGAGATTATTGGCTGTGAGGCTTCCGGTTAACACAGACGGGAGTAGTCGCGGCAGATAAGCATATCGATTAAATCCGGCCCCGGCCGGTGGCGGGGACGAATGGCACTGGTGATTGCAATCGACGGGCCGGCGGCGGCCGGCAAGGGGACGCTGGCGCGCAAGCTCGCCGCCCATTATGGCCTGCCCCATCTCGATACCGGCCTGACATACCGCGCCACCGCCAAGGCGCTGCTTGACGCAGGCAAGCCGCTCGATGACGAGGCGATCGCCGCCGAAATGGCCGGCGCCATCGATCTCGGCGGCCTCGACCGCGCAGTGCTTTCTGCCCACGAAATCGGCGAGGCGGCCTCGAAGGTCGCGGCCATGCCCAGGGTGCGCGTTGCGCTCGTCGCAGCACAGCGCCGCTTTGCCGAAACCGACAGGGGCGCCGTGCTCGACGGGCGCGACA from Martelella mediterranea DSM 17316 carries:
- the cmk gene encoding (d)CMP kinase yields the protein MALVIAIDGPAAAGKGTLARKLAAHYGLPHLDTGLTYRATAKALLDAGKPLDDEAIAAEMAGAIDLGGLDRAVLSAHEIGEAASKVAAMPRVRVALVAAQRRFAETDRGAVLDGRDIGTVVCPDATVKLYVTADAELRARRRYDEIVGGGGVADFAEIFEDVKRRDARDMGRKDSPLRPADDAHLLDTSKMGIEAAFQAARAIIDGQLDRNN
- a CDS encoding DUF4167 domain-containing protein, giving the protein MRSGQQNKRGRGRGGNNNNFNRKGANPLTRTYDSAGPDVKVRGTAQHVAEKYMTLARDAQSAGDRVMAENYLQHAEHYNRIIAAAQAQMQDRHQRDDRSDNDDNDDNAAQANGNRADDRNDGNDRNDRSERNERSERNDRRNNRRPEQAVDADGPQPVIEGTPAEVMAEDANGQPVDKPRRRASTAARPRRTKRAAAETAAEGEAPATEDKAPAAEAAPEGEAPKKPARRRRTPKAEAADNDGNRDAKALADAASE
- the prmC gene encoding peptide chain release factor N(5)-glutamine methyltransferase, which encodes MEVTLSELYRQTVEAFAAAGLDAPQEDARHLVSGVLGLTLTEMVTEGARVIDAIEMQAVAEAVERRKNREPVYRILGAREFYGLDFLLSLDTLEPRPDTEILVEQCLPFLKRRISETGRARFVDLGTGTGAIAITLLSQCLEAVGVATDISEGALETARGNALINGVADRLSLQQGSWFEAIDGRFDMIVSNPPYIVSDEIAALQPEVRDFDPLAALDGGESGLDAYRAIAAGAGDHLAEGGIVALEIGAEQKVAVARVFTEAGFKLSVAAKDLGGNDRVLIFIGSD